The Gemmatimonadota bacterium DH-78 region TGGCGCGGCCCGCGGCCGCACGATCGATCCCGCCCGCGCCTCGTCGTCGGACGAGGTGGCCGAGGGCGCGCCGGCATTCCCGCCGAGCGAGGGCGACCACACCACCCACGCTTCGATCGTCGACCCGCAGGGCATGGCCGTGTCGTTCACCACCACCCTCAACACCTGGTACGGCAGCAAGCTGGTGGCGGGCGGTACCGGGGTGCTGCTCAACAACGAGATGGACGACTTCAGCACCCGCCCCGGAGTCCCCAATTTCTTCGGACTGGTGCAGGGCGAGGCCAACGCCGTGGCGCCGGGCAAGCGCATGCTCTCGGCCATGACGCCGACGCTGGTCACAGAGGGCGGTGATCTGCGGCTCGTGGTCGGCAGTCCGGGCGGTGCGACGATCATCACCACCGTCTTTCAGGTGGTCTCGAACATGCTCGACTTCGGATGTTCGCTCGCCGACGCCGTGTCCGCCCCGCGGGTGCACCACCAGCACCGTCCCGACCGGCTCGACGTGGAGCCCGGCGGACTGCCCGACGAGGTGATCCGCGGTCTGCGGGCCCGCGGCCACCGGGTGGAGGTGCGCCCCGAGGAGTGGGGCGACGTGGAGGCGATCGCTTTGTCTGCCGACGGCGAGCTCGAGGCGATGGCCGACCCGCGGCGCGGCGGAGTGGCCGTGGCGTGGTGAGACGTCTACTATCGGACTCCACTCTCGAAGGAGGAGTCCCGTGCCCCATTCGCGACAGTCGGTCGCACTCTTCGCTGCACTTTTCGCACTCGCGGCCTGTGGAGCGGACGAACCGGCAGGCCCGCTGACGCTCGACGCGCTTCCGGCACTGACAGCCACGGAAGAGGCCCGTTGGGGCGACGCCGACGACCCCGCCCTGGGGTTCACCTTCATCACATCTGTGGATCTCGACCGCGACGGCAACGTCTACGTGTTCGAGGCGTCGGTGCCGGAGATTCGGGTGTACGATCCGAGCGGGGCCCGCATCGGTACCATCGGGCGCCGCGGTGAGGGGCCGGGGGAGTTTTCGGGACCGGCCCGTTTCGAGGTGATGGGAGACTCCATCTGGACGTTCGAGTCGTCGGGCACCCGGATGACGCTCTTCGACCGCGAAGGCGAGGTGCTCTCGACCGGAGTGGCCGAGCGGGTACAGGTGATGCTGCCCAATGCGATCGGCACCATGCTGCCCCGCGAACCCGACGCTGAGGGGCTCTTTATCGGCTGGTTCTCCAGGCTCTCTTCGTCGCGCGAATCCTCGGGCGTCGAGCCGACGGATGCCCTTCCCTGGCCCCTCGTGCGCTTCCGGGCCGATGGCTCGGTGGCGGACACCCTCGGGTGGCTTCCCAAGCCTCCCCCACGAATGTGGCGTCCCCCCTCCGAGGCGCCTCCCGGCATCGAGGTTCTGAGCATCGGGGAGCGGCCCTTCATGGTACCGCGGGCGAACATCCTGCTGCCCGAGTGGATCATGCTGGGAACCGAGCGGATCGAAGTGGTCGCCCCGGCGCCGACGGGACCCGATGCGACCGTGGCGCTGACCCGAATCACCCTCGAGGGCGATACCGTCTACGAGTCATCGCTCGCGCTTCCGTCGATGCGGTACACTGCCGCGATGCTCGACTCGCTCGCCCTCGATGCGGCCGCCACCGGAGGGTTCGGTATGCGGATCGGTGGTCCGGCTCCGGAAGCCGTCGACAACGTCGACGAAGTGGCGGCCCGACTTCGCGCAGAGATGGACTTCCCCGAGTTCGTCACCCCACTGAACTACAGCCGGGTCGGAGAGGACGACTCCGTCTGGATGCGGCTCCATGGAGACGACGGAGCCGGCAACGCGGTGTGGGTGATCATGGAGGGGGACGGGCGCTTCCGGGGCCGCCTCGCCCTGCCTCCGCGCGTCGAGCCCCGGTGGATGAGCGGCGACACCGTCTGGGCCGCCGCCACCGACGACCTCGACATCCCCTGGCTGGTGCGCTACCGACTGAGCGAGGACGGGTAGCCCGCGCTCAGCCCTCGTCGCGTTTCGCGATCAGCTCGATCTCCACCCGCGCGTCGAGCGGCAGGCCGGCCACACCGATCGTGGTGCGGGCGGGGAAGGGCGCTTCGAAGCGCGACTGATACGCCTCGTTCATGGCGGGGAAGTCGGCCATGTCGCGCAGATAGACGTTCACCTTCACCACATGCTCGGGGCCCAGTCCGGCGTCGGCCAGCACCGAGAACAGGTGGTCGAAGCACTGGTGGGTCTGGGCGTCGACACCCCCGGCGTGGAGCGCGCCGGTGGCGGGATCGATCGGGGTCTGCCCGGAGCAGAACACGTAGCGTCCGTCGTCGATGCCGTGCGAGTACGGGCCGACGGCCTGGGCGGTGGGGCTGTGGAGAGGGGTGCGGGGCATGACAGGTGGGGGTCGGAGGGCAATCGCTTCGGATGCCGGCGCTCGGCGGGTCGGGGGCGCTGGATCGGCGGAAAAAACGTCACACTGGTGCAGCTTCCAGCGACCGTTGTCGCATTTGTGCCGTGTATGGCACGATAGGTCGCATCGGCGGGTGTCGCACCCCGCCGATGTGGCAAACATCCCGTATATGGCACATTCGTCGCAGTCGCGCTTCCAGGGTGCACCACTGCGACCTTTTCTTCGCTGACCTGACCTGACCTGACCCGGCCTGGAGCCCGTGTGGAGGAGGGCACGCCGTCAGCCGTTGCCGAGCGCCTCCAGCAGTCGCCCGTGGATCCCGCCGAACCCCCCGTTCGACATCACCACCACCACATCGCCGGGGGCGGCGTCGGCGGTGATGCCTTCGACCAGCTCGGGCACGGTGTCGCGATGGTCGGCGGGGATGCCCTGCGCGGTCAGTTCGGTGCTGAGCTCGACGGGGTCGAGCCCGGTGGTGGCGTCGTAGCGCTCCGGTCGGAACAGCCCGGCGAGCCACACTCGATCGGCTCGGGCGAGGGCGCCCCGGTACCCCTCCTGAAAGCGGCGGAGCTGGGCGGTGTAGCTGCGCGGCTCGAACACCGCCACGATCCGGCGGCCCGGAAAGCGGTCGCGCACGGCCTCGAGGGTGGCGCCCACCGCGGTCGGGTGGTGGGCGAAGTCGTCGATCACGATCACGCCCCCGGCCTCGCCGCGTACCTCCATGCGCCGCCGCACGGTGCGGAAGGTGGTGAGGCCCTCGATCATGGCGTCGACTTCGGCGCCGACCGCCTCCCCGGCGGCCAGCGCGGCCATGGCATTGCGCACGTTGAACACCCCGGAGAGCGGCATGGTCACCCGCCCAAGCGGGGTGCCGTCGCGCACCACCGTGAAGCGGGTGCCGTCCGGGCCGGCCTCGATCGCATCCGCTCGCCAGCGGCCGATCGGTGCGGGTGCATCCGAAGCTCCGCCCGCGTCATCCGCCGGTGCCTCCGGGACTCGCGCCTTCCCATCCGCCCCACGCTGCGCCGCCTCGTCGTCGGAAGGGAGTCCCACCGACACCACCGGGGCGTGCGCTCCGGCGGCGAGTTCGCGCGCGACCGGGGTGTCCCAGCCGACCACCAGGCGGCCCGAGCGGGGCACCAGATTCACGAAGCGCTCGAAGGCGAAGCGGTAGGCCTCGTCGTCGCGATAGATGTCGGCGTGATCGAACTCGACATTGGTCACCACTCCCACATGCGGCAGATAGTGCCACATCTTGGGACCCTTGTCGAAATAGGCCGTGTCGTACTCGTCGGCCTCGATCACGAAGAGGTCGCTGTCGGTGAGTCGGAAAGAGGTGCCGAAGTTCTCGGCCACCCCCCCGATCAGGAACGAGGGCTCGAGACCGGCGCACTCGAGCAGCCACGACAGGATCGAGGTGGTGGTCGTCTTGCCGTGGGTGCCGGCCACGGCGAGCACCCGTCGGTCGCGCAGGAACTCGTTCTTGATGGTGTCGGCGGCCGAGGTGTAGAAGAGCCGCCGGTCGAGCACCGCCTCGAGCTCGACATTGCCGCGACTGATGGCGTTGCCGACCACCACGCGGTCGGGGGTGGGGGTGAGATTGTCGGGCGAGAAGCCGTCGACCCAGGGAATGCCCATGTCGTCGAGCAGCGTCGACATGGGGGGATAGACGCCGTGGTCGGAGCCGGTCACGCGGTGGCCCTTCGCCGCCAGGAGTCCGGCGAGCGAGCCCATGGCGGTGCCGGCGATACCGATCAGGTGATAGTGCACAGTGATGGATTCAGGGTTTGTCGAGGGAATACATCACGACGGTCTGGAGTTCGGTGGCGACATCGGTGTGTACCCCCAGGAGATAGTCGTCGTCGATCTCCATCGGCACGAAGCCGCCCGGGAGTTCGAGGGTGCCGAGCCAACGGCCGTCGCTGGAGAAGATGCGCCACCGGGCGTCGTCCACTCGGGAACTCGTGGTGCGCACCCAGAGCGATCCGTCGAGGGCGGAGTGCGCCAGCGTGACGTGGGGTTTGTGCGTGGGTAGATCCATCTGAGCCCACGCGCGCTCCATCTCGGCAATACGGGGCTGGATCCAGGAGGCGTTCCTGAACTCGTCGAGCTGCGCGTCGATCTCGGCGGCCGACACCGGCTCGCCCTCCGACACCCAGCGCACGATGCGATGCGCGCCGGCGTCATCGATCTGCCGGACTTCGGGCT contains the following coding sequences:
- a CDS encoding Rid family detoxifying hydrolase; the encoded protein is MPRTPLHSPTAQAVGPYSHGIDDGRYVFCSGQTPIDPATGALHAGGVDAQTHQCFDHLFSVLADAGLGPEHVVKVNVYLRDMADFPAMNEAYQSRFEAPFPARTTIGVAGLPLDARVEIELIAKRDEG
- a CDS encoding Mur ligase family protein, which produces MHYHLIGIAGTAMGSLAGLLAAKGHRVTGSDHGVYPPMSTLLDDMGIPWVDGFSPDNLTPTPDRVVVGNAISRGNVELEAVLDRRLFYTSAADTIKNEFLRDRRVLAVAGTHGKTTTTSILSWLLECAGLEPSFLIGGVAENFGTSFRLTDSDLFVIEADEYDTAYFDKGPKMWHYLPHVGVVTNVEFDHADIYRDDEAYRFAFERFVNLVPRSGRLVVGWDTPVARELAAGAHAPVVSVGLPSDDEAAQRGADGKARVPEAPADDAGGASDAPAPIGRWRADAIEAGPDGTRFTVVRDGTPLGRVTMPLSGVFNVRNAMAALAAGEAVGAEVDAMIEGLTTFRTVRRRMEVRGEAGGVIVIDDFAHHPTAVGATLEAVRDRFPGRRIVAVFEPRSYTAQLRRFQEGYRGALARADRVWLAGLFRPERYDATTGLDPVELSTELTAQGIPADHRDTVPELVEGITADAAPGDVVVVMSNGGFGGIHGRLLEALGNG